One genomic segment of Caloranaerobacter ferrireducens includes these proteins:
- the spoIIIAF gene encoding stage III sporulation protein AF: MISLLRQWSITIVTLVVLITFLEIILPKSDLKKYINITTGFLLIITILNPFIKLLSSDINIEKEVFKNIMLNSEKNFYINDDYRRNQENQTIKLYKDKIKRHIKKTIEDNFRYKVIEINIDVEKKETENFGKIKKINLVLSQEYTALENKNTYDKCSINIEPVEEIEVNLKSIETEKIENSERIDSKVDEIKTLISNNYKLPKESISIIYQ, from the coding sequence TTGATAAGTTTACTGCGACAGTGGAGTATTACAATAGTGACATTGGTTGTACTTATAACTTTTCTTGAAATAATATTACCTAAGAGTGATCTGAAAAAATATATAAATATTACAACTGGTTTTCTTTTAATAATTACAATATTAAATCCATTCATAAAATTGTTAAGTAGCGATATAAATATAGAAAAAGAAGTATTTAAAAATATTATGTTGAATTCAGAAAAAAATTTTTACATAAATGATGATTATAGGAGAAATCAAGAAAATCAAACAATAAAATTGTATAAAGATAAAATTAAAAGACATATAAAAAAAACTATTGAAGATAATTTTAGATATAAAGTTATAGAAATAAATATCGATGTTGAAAAAAAAGAAACAGAAAATTTTGGGAAAATAAAAAAAATAAATTTAGTATTAAGTCAAGAATATACTGCTTTAGAAAATAAAAATACTTATGATAAGTGCTCCATAAATATTGAGCCAGTAGAAGAAATAGAAGTTAATTTAAAAAGTATCGAGACAGAAAAGATAGAAAATAGTGAGAGGATTGATTCTAAAGTAGATGAAATAAAAACACTAATTTCGAATAATTATAAGCTGCCAAAAGAAAGCATTTCAATTATATACCAGTGA
- a CDS encoding SpoIIIAH-like family protein — translation MVIKKRTLLLVSLIIVLTIIGYINHSITKQALLETTSEYERYEDKNLEDVFMEDNKTVETISTDYIQNEDINKDDKIIDSKDSAISSLTNKTENAIEESITKEENRKSNNYFVEYRLSRDKLRASLVERLNNIINNEKTDAEIRKKAQEEIIRIGNISEKELLIEGLIKAKGFEDALVFLKDDSVRVIVSADILSEQDVMKILEIVKSETDFEPSAIKIMKKY, via the coding sequence ATGGTTATTAAGAAAAGAACTTTATTATTAGTATCATTGATAATAGTTTTGACAATTATTGGTTATATTAATCATTCAATCACTAAACAGGCATTATTAGAAACTACAAGTGAATATGAGAGGTATGAAGATAAGAATTTAGAAGATGTATTTATGGAGGATAATAAAACTGTAGAAACTATTTCTACTGATTATATACAAAATGAAGATATAAATAAAGATGATAAAATTATTGATAGTAAAGATAGTGCTATATCCTCATTAACAAATAAAACTGAAAATGCAATAGAAGAAAGTATTACAAAAGAAGAAAATCGTAAGAGTAATAATTATTTTGTAGAATATAGACTTTCGAGAGATAAATTACGTGCAAGTTTAGTTGAAAGACTAAATAATATTATTAATAATGAAAAAACAGATGCAGAGATCAGGAAAAAAGCACAAGAAGAAATAATAAGAATTGGGAATATTTCAGAGAAAGAATTATTAATTGAAGGTTTAATAAAAGCTAAAGGGTTTGAAGACGCACTCGTTTTTTTAAAAGATGATAGTGTAAGAGTAATTGTTTCAGCAGATATACTTAGTGAGCAGGATGTAATGAAAATTCTGGAAATAGTCAAAAGTGAGACTGATTTTGAACCTTCAGCAATAAAAATAATGAAAAAGTATTAG
- a CDS encoding Asp23/Gls24 family envelope stress response protein — protein sequence MAEINNKASEYGQIKIADEVVGIIAGLAATEVKGVAGMSGGIAGGISEMLGRKNLSKGVKVEVGEKEAAIDLYIIVEYGAKIPEVAWEIQESVKNAVQTMTGLNVVEVNIHVQGVHIEKETKEEEQQLQPRVR from the coding sequence ATGGCTGAGATAAATAATAAAGCTAGTGAATATGGACAAATTAAAATAGCAGATGAAGTTGTAGGTATTATTGCAGGGTTAGCTGCAACTGAAGTAAAAGGAGTTGCAGGTATGAGTGGCGGAATTGCTGGTGGTATTTCAGAAATGCTAGGAAGAAAAAATTTATCAAAAGGTGTAAAAGTAGAAGTAGGAGAGAAGGAAGCTGCAATAGATTTATACATAATTGTTGAATATGGAGCTAAGATACCTGAAGTAGCATGGGAGATACAAGAGAGCGTAAAAAACGCGGTACAGACTATGACAGGTTTAAATGTAGTAGAAGTAAATATACATGTTCAAGGTGTTCATATAGAAAAAGAAACTAAGGAAGAAGAACAACAGTTGCAACCAAGAGTACGATAA
- the amaP gene encoding alkaline shock response membrane anchor protein AmaP gives MNIFDRIVFAVFTIFLVLISIVIIVLPFNIIQNNIIDEIVIFLNNLEGKYWIILIGLAVLLISLRLLFSGVKRNKKSKYIIKYTSLGELKISTQTIEGLTYSVTNSFNEIKDVKANVEIIDDELIILINVRVSPNVNIPEIIFKIQEKVKEHVQNCSGIKVREVKFKISEIASQVRTIK, from the coding sequence ATGAATATATTTGATAGAATTGTTTTTGCGGTTTTCACTATATTTCTTGTATTAATTTCAATTGTTATAATTGTACTGCCTTTTAATATAATACAAAATAATATTATTGATGAGATAGTCATCTTTTTAAATAACCTAGAAGGGAAGTATTGGATAATATTAATAGGTTTAGCAGTATTGTTAATAAGTTTAAGACTTTTATTTTCTGGAGTTAAAAGAAATAAAAAGAGTAAATATATAATTAAATACACAAGTTTAGGAGAACTTAAGATATCAACTCAAACAATAGAAGGTTTAACTTATAGTGTTACAAATAGTTTTAATGAAATAAAAGATGTTAAGGCAAATGTTGAAATAATTGATGATGAACTAATAATATTGATTAATGTAAGAGTCAGTCCTAATGTTAATATACCTGAGATAATTTTCAAAATACAAGAAAAGGTAAAAGAACATGTTCAAAATTGTTCTGGAATTAAGGTTAGAGAAGTTAAGTTTAAGATTAGTGAAATTGCTTCTCAAGTTAGGACAATTAAGTAA
- a CDS encoding DUF2273 domain-containing protein: protein MYKDKLIELFQKHQGKIIGSVLGFLIAIIVLLIGLFKTLFICMCVYAGYYFGNKIDKREDLKEILDRILPPAKYR from the coding sequence GTGTATAAAGATAAATTAATAGAATTATTCCAAAAACATCAAGGTAAAATAATTGGTAGTGTATTAGGTTTTTTAATTGCAATAATTGTTCTTTTGATTGGCTTATTTAAAACGTTGTTTATTTGTATGTGTGTTTATGCTGGTTACTATTTTGGTAATAAAATTGATAAGAGAGAAGATTTAAAGGAAATACTTGATAGAATTTTACCACCAGCTAAATATAGATAA
- the nusB gene encoding transcription antitermination factor NusB, which produces MSRKIARETAVKLLYQMEINEDFTEQTKENFLKNNRFKKDEIEYLDRVFKHIIEKLSIIDSKIEKYSEGWKINRIAKVDLSILRLAIFEIMYMDDIPVEVSINEALEISKKYSTEESSRFINGLLGGFVKEWNDING; this is translated from the coding sequence ATGAGTAGAAAAATTGCAAGAGAAACAGCTGTAAAGTTATTATATCAAATGGAGATAAATGAAGATTTTACAGAACAAACAAAAGAGAATTTTTTAAAAAATAATCGTTTTAAAAAAGATGAAATAGAGTATCTAGATAGAGTTTTTAAACATATAATTGAAAAATTATCAATAATAGATTCAAAAATAGAAAAATATTCAGAAGGATGGAAAATAAATAGAATAGCAAAAGTAGATTTATCTATCTTAAGATTAGCGATATTTGAAATAATGTATATGGATGATATACCTGTTGAAGTTTCAATAAATGAAGCTCTTGAAATTAGCAAAAAATATAGTACAGAAGAATCTAGTAGATTTATTAACGGATTATTGGGTGGCTTTGTAAAAGAATGGAATGATATTAATGGGTAG
- the folD gene encoding bifunctional methylenetetrahydrofolate dehydrogenase/methenyltetrahydrofolate cyclohydrolase FolD, whose translation MKNNIINGKEIAKNIRANLAKEIEMIKSKYGKVPGLAVILVGNDPASHTYVSMKEKACKKIGMYSEVHRLSENTTQDQIIDLIDKLNKDDKIDGILVQLPLPKGINENIVNYRISPEKDVDGFHAVNAGNLFLGEKGFIPCTPKGIIRLIKETGIEIEGKNAVVVGRSNIVGKPTAILLLNENATVKICHSRTKDLAKHVKEADILVSAVGKPEIIKGEMIKEGAVVIDAGTTKVNGKLVGDVEFDLAKNRASWITPVPGGVGPMTIAMLLENTLEAFKKRWKLEP comes from the coding sequence ATGAAAAACAATATTATTAATGGTAAAGAAATAGCTAAAAATATAAGAGCTAATCTAGCTAAAGAAATTGAAATGATTAAATCAAAATATGGAAAGGTTCCTGGTTTAGCAGTAATTTTAGTAGGAAATGATCCAGCTTCACATACTTATGTTTCGATGAAGGAAAAAGCATGTAAGAAAATAGGTATGTATTCAGAAGTTCATCGTTTAAGTGAAAATACTACTCAAGATCAAATAATTGATTTAATAGATAAATTAAATAAAGATGATAAGATAGATGGAATATTAGTACAATTGCCTTTACCAAAAGGAATTAATGAAAATATTGTTAATTATAGAATATCACCTGAAAAGGATGTAGATGGTTTTCATGCTGTAAACGCTGGTAATTTATTTTTAGGTGAAAAAGGGTTTATTCCTTGTACACCTAAAGGAATTATAAGATTAATTAAAGAAACTGGTATTGAGATCGAAGGCAAAAATGCGGTTGTTGTTGGAAGAAGTAACATTGTGGGTAAACCTACAGCTATTTTACTACTAAACGAAAATGCAACTGTTAAAATATGTCATTCGCGTACTAAAGATTTAGCTAAACATGTTAAAGAGGCTGACATTTTAGTTTCAGCAGTTGGTAAACCTGAAATAATAAAAGGGGAAATGATTAAAGAAGGAGCAGTAGTTATTGATGCAGGAACTACAAAAGTTAATGGGAAATTAGTTGGTGATGTGGAATTTGATTTAGCAAAAAATAGAGCTTCTTGGATAACTCCAGTTCCTGGCGGAGTAGGGCCAATGACTATAGCTATGCTTTTAGAAAATACATTGGAGGCATTTAAAAAGAGATGGAAATTAGAGCCTTAA
- the xseA gene encoding exodeoxyribonuclease VII large subunit, whose protein sequence is MEIRALTVSELNNYLKRVLINDPILNSINVEGEISNLKQHKSGHLYFSLKDQKSKINCVMFSNEVQKIRFNIENGLNVIISGYVSVYERDGLYQLYVRSIKPVGLGELYLAFEQLKRKLQDEGLFEKEKKKKLPYLPKKVGVVTSSSGAAIKDIIKVMKRRLPSANIIIYPVLVQGNKAADEISNAIKFFNKRYDIDVIIVGRGGGSIEELWAFNEEKVAKAIYESKVPIVSAVGHETDFTISDYVADLRAPTPSAAAELVAPNIIELKEKISLQYKRLIKSYENYIKNKGNLIKNYRISITSNRFTEKIIVKKQKLEYCYKELLNSFDGYISNNLNKITFLNEKLNSLNPKRALNRGFAVPIKENGKIVKSIDEVINGEILTLILGNGLIKVKVVGKSNLLGVDSK, encoded by the coding sequence ATGGAAATTAGAGCCTTAACAGTTAGTGAATTAAATAATTATTTGAAAAGGGTTCTAATTAATGATCCGATTTTAAATTCCATTAATGTTGAAGGTGAGATATCAAACCTAAAGCAACATAAAAGTGGACATTTATATTTCTCTCTAAAAGATCAAAAATCTAAAATTAATTGCGTTATGTTTAGTAACGAAGTACAAAAAATTAGGTTTAATATTGAAAATGGGTTGAATGTAATTATCTCTGGATATGTTTCAGTATATGAAAGAGATGGTTTATATCAGTTGTATGTAAGAAGTATTAAACCAGTTGGATTAGGAGAGTTGTATTTAGCATTTGAACAATTAAAGAGAAAACTGCAAGATGAAGGTTTGTTTGAAAAAGAAAAGAAAAAAAAGTTACCCTATTTACCAAAAAAAGTAGGGGTAGTGACTTCTTCATCAGGAGCTGCCATTAAGGATATAATTAAAGTTATGAAAAGAAGATTGCCTTCTGCTAACATAATTATTTATCCTGTATTAGTACAAGGAAATAAAGCAGCTGATGAAATAAGTAATGCTATAAAATTTTTTAATAAAAGATATGATATCGATGTGATAATTGTTGGCAGGGGCGGTGGGTCAATTGAAGAGTTATGGGCGTTTAACGAAGAAAAAGTTGCAAAAGCTATTTACGAATCTAAAGTACCTATTGTATCTGCAGTAGGACATGAAACAGATTTTACAATTTCAGATTACGTAGCTGATTTAAGAGCACCGACACCATCAGCTGCTGCTGAGTTAGTAGCTCCTAATATAATTGAATTAAAAGAAAAGATTTCTTTGCAATATAAAAGGTTAATAAAATCATATGAAAATTATATCAAAAACAAAGGGAATTTAATAAAAAATTATAGAATATCGATAACAAGTAATAGATTTACAGAAAAAATTATAGTTAAAAAGCAAAAATTAGAATATTGCTATAAGGAACTGTTAAACAGTTTTGATGGATACATTAGTAATAATTTGAATAAAATTACTTTTTTAAACGAAAAACTTAATAGTTTGAATCCTAAAAGAGCTTTGAATAGAGGATTTGCAGTACCTATAAAAGAAAATGGGAAAATAGTGAAAAGTATCGATGAAGTAATTAACGGTGAAATTTTGACACTAATATTAGGTAATGGATTGATAAAGGTAAAGGTTGTAGGAAAATCCAATCTACTAGGGGTTGATAGTAAGTGA
- the xseB gene encoding exodeoxyribonuclease VII small subunit: MKEKTENIKFEEALEKFEQTVRKIESGQLTLDETIEEFTKGIKLYNYCLKKLNEAEGKIKMIVEKENGKYDEIDFTI, translated from the coding sequence GTGAAAGAAAAAACTGAAAATATTAAATTTGAAGAAGCATTAGAAAAATTTGAACAAACAGTAAGAAAAATAGAAAGTGGGCAACTTACTTTAGATGAAACTATAGAAGAATTTACGAAAGGTATTAAATTATATAATTACTGCTTAAAAAAGTTAAATGAAGCTGAAGGGAAAATTAAAATGATTGTAGAGAAAGAAAATGGAAAATATGATGAAATAGATTTTACAATATAG
- a CDS encoding polyprenyl synthetase family protein, whose amino-acid sequence MELKQELEKYKNIVDKELDKILPNYNTPQKRIFEAMRYSIFAGGKRLRPILTLKTCELVGGNYKDAIKFALSIEMIHTYSLIHDDLPSMDNDDYRRGKLTNHKVFGEGIAVLAGDGLLNLAFEIMINDIINDIDKYKKKIEALKVIAEAAGVFGMIGGQVVDIISEGRNIDEDTLLYIHEKKTSALIEASILAGAIIGGASSDELKRLSTYARAIGIGYQIRDDILDKIGDSEKLGKKVGSDEENNKVTYLTFYEIEDAVKKTEQLCKDAIIALNSFDEEKVKFFEELAQYLVYREN is encoded by the coding sequence ATGGAATTAAAGCAAGAATTGGAAAAATATAAAAATATAGTAGATAAAGAACTAGATAAAATACTACCAAATTACAACACACCACAAAAAAGAATTTTTGAAGCAATGAGATATAGTATATTTGCAGGAGGTAAAAGATTAAGACCAATATTAACATTAAAAACATGTGAATTAGTTGGTGGAAACTATAAGGATGCTATAAAATTTGCTCTTTCAATAGAAATGATACATACATATTCGCTTATACATGATGATTTACCATCTATGGATAATGATGATTACAGGAGAGGGAAACTAACAAATCACAAAGTATTTGGCGAAGGGATCGCTGTACTTGCTGGTGATGGTTTGTTAAATCTAGCTTTTGAAATAATGATAAACGATATTATAAATGATATTGATAAATATAAAAAGAAAATTGAAGCATTAAAAGTGATAGCAGAAGCTGCTGGTGTTTTTGGAATGATTGGTGGACAGGTTGTGGATATAATTTCTGAAGGGAGAAATATAGACGAAGATACTTTATTGTATATACATGAGAAAAAAACTTCTGCATTAATAGAAGCATCAATACTTGCAGGAGCAATAATTGGTGGTGCATCGTCAGATGAATTAAAACGTTTAAGTACTTATGCTAGAGCAATAGGTATTGGATATCAGATAAGAGATGATATTTTAGATAAAATCGGTGATTCAGAAAAATTAGGCAAAAAAGTTGGAAGTGATGAGGAAAACAATAAGGTAACGTATTTAACTTTTTATGAAATTGAAGATGCCGTTAAAAAAACGGAACAATTGTGTAAAGACGCTATTATAGCACTAAATAGTTTTGATGAAGAAAAGGTGAAATTCTTTGAAGAACTAGCCCAATATTTAGTTTATAGAGAGAATTAA
- the dxs gene encoding 1-deoxy-D-xylulose-5-phosphate synthase: MTKLAELLDKVNDINDIKQLKIVDLEKLAEEIRSFIVETISQTGGHLASNLGVVELTLALHKVFDSPKDKIIWDVGHQSYIHKIITGRKKEFHTIRQFKGLSGFPKRKESVHDVFETGHSSTSISAGLGFAISRDIKGEDYDVICVIGDGAMTAGMAFEAMNHAGHLGTRLIVILNDNEMSISQNVGGLSLYLNRIRTAPTYFRMKEDVENILNSIPAIGKKVFKTAERAKDSLKYFLLPGMIFEELGFKYLGPVDGHNISSLINVLKRAKNVDGPVLIHVITKKGKGYKPAEEDPDKYHSASPFEIETGKFKKKVDRPKYSEVFGETLLELAKKDKRIVAITAAMPSGTGLDKFKKELKDRFFDVGIAEQHGVTLAAGLAESGMKPFFAVYSTFLQRGYDQVLHDVCIQQLPVVFAIDRAGMVGNDGETHHGVFDYSYLSHIPSITIMAPKDLLEFKEMIKFAVDFDKPLAIRYPRGYCSDLREITTSYKIEYGKGEVLINGSEIAIIAVGKMVQYGYEVVKRLKNDNINPTLINARFVKPLDRKLISSLAEKHNIVITMEDNVKIGGFGSLVNSLLLELNYNGKVLNIGVPDAFIEHGNVEELYDLCDMSVEKMVNTIKSLYKEG, from the coding sequence ATGACTAAATTGGCTGAATTATTAGATAAAGTAAACGATATTAATGATATAAAGCAACTTAAAATCGTAGATTTAGAAAAGTTAGCTGAAGAGATAAGAAGTTTTATTGTTGAAACAATTTCCCAGACTGGTGGTCATTTAGCTTCTAATTTAGGAGTTGTAGAATTAACTCTTGCTTTACATAAAGTATTTGATAGTCCTAAGGATAAAATAATCTGGGATGTTGGACATCAGTCATATATACATAAAATAATTACAGGTAGAAAAAAAGAATTTCATACAATTCGACAATTTAAAGGTCTTAGTGGATTTCCAAAGAGAAAAGAAAGTGTTCATGATGTTTTTGAAACAGGACATAGTTCTACCTCAATATCAGCAGGGTTGGGGTTTGCAATTAGTAGGGATATAAAAGGTGAAGATTATGATGTTATTTGTGTAATTGGAGACGGTGCTATGACTGCTGGTATGGCTTTCGAAGCTATGAATCATGCAGGCCATTTAGGAACAAGGTTGATTGTTATACTAAATGACAATGAGATGTCTATTTCTCAAAATGTAGGTGGTTTATCTTTATATTTAAATAGAATAAGAACAGCACCAACATACTTTAGAATGAAAGAAGATGTTGAGAATATTTTAAATAGCATTCCTGCGATTGGCAAAAAAGTATTCAAAACTGCTGAAAGAGCAAAGGATAGTTTAAAGTATTTTCTTTTACCAGGAATGATATTTGAGGAACTAGGTTTTAAGTATTTAGGACCTGTTGATGGTCATAATATAAGTTCTTTAATTAATGTGCTTAAAAGAGCTAAAAACGTCGATGGGCCTGTTTTGATTCATGTTATAACTAAAAAGGGTAAAGGATATAAACCAGCTGAAGAAGATCCAGATAAGTATCATAGTGCAAGTCCGTTTGAAATTGAAACTGGTAAGTTTAAGAAAAAAGTAGATAGACCTAAATATTCAGAAGTATTTGGGGAGACTCTTTTAGAGTTAGCTAAAAAGGATAAGAGAATAGTTGCTATTACAGCAGCTATGCCTAGTGGTACAGGACTTGATAAGTTTAAAAAGGAATTAAAAGATAGGTTTTTTGATGTAGGGATTGCAGAACAACATGGTGTTACATTAGCAGCTGGACTAGCAGAAAGTGGAATGAAACCATTTTTTGCAGTGTATTCAACATTCCTACAGAGAGGTTATGATCAAGTCCTTCATGACGTTTGTATACAACAATTACCGGTAGTTTTTGCTATTGACAGAGCTGGTATGGTTGGAAATGATGGTGAAACGCATCATGGTGTTTTTGATTATTCATATTTAAGTCATATTCCTAGCATAACTATAATGGCTCCTAAAGATTTACTAGAATTTAAAGAAATGATAAAATTCGCGGTTGATTTTGATAAACCTTTGGCAATAAGATATCCAAGAGGTTATTGTAGTGATTTGAGAGAAATTACAACATCATATAAAATAGAGTATGGAAAAGGAGAAGTTTTAATTAACGGCAGTGAAATTGCTATAATTGCAGTTGGGAAAATGGTACAATATGGTTATGAAGTTGTAAAACGTTTAAAAAATGATAATATTAATCCAACACTAATCAATGCAAGATTTGTCAAACCTTTAGATAGAAAATTAATTTCTAGTTTAGCTGAAAAACATAACATAGTAATAACTATGGAGGATAATGTAAAAATTGGTGGATTTGGTAGCTTAGTAAATAGCCTATTATTAGAGTTAAATTATAATGGTAAAGTATTAAATATTGGTGTACCTGATGCTTTTATAGAACATGGAAATGTGGAAGAGCTATATGACTTGTGTGATATGAGTGTGGAGAAGATGGTTAATACTATTAAAAGTTTATATAAGGAGGGTTAA
- a CDS encoding TlyA family rRNA (cytidine-2'-O)-methyltransferase, whose product MKSNKERIDVLLVKKGLVETREKAKKYIMAGIVYVEEQKIDKPGTKVDVNSNIVVRGNPIPYVSRGGLKLEKALNTFPISINGKVAMDIGASTGGFTDCMLQNGARKVYAIDVGYGQLAWKLRNDERVIVMERTNIRYVKPEDIGELVDFVTIDVSFISLKLVLPVVCKLVKEDVDIITLIKPQFEAGREKVGKKGVVRDKKTHIEVISNIFEFCKEIGLSMIGLTYSPVKGAEGNIEYLAHIVKAKREITLDKDLFIKRVVDMSHANL is encoded by the coding sequence ATGAAAAGCAATAAAGAAAGAATAGATGTACTTTTAGTTAAAAAAGGTTTAGTAGAAACTAGAGAAAAAGCAAAAAAGTATATTATGGCAGGTATAGTATATGTAGAAGAGCAAAAAATTGATAAGCCAGGTACAAAAGTGGATGTAAATAGTAATATTGTTGTTAGAGGAAATCCTATACCTTATGTAAGTAGAGGTGGATTAAAACTTGAGAAAGCTTTAAATACATTTCCAATAAGCATTAACGGTAAAGTAGCTATGGATATTGGTGCTTCAACTGGTGGATTTACTGACTGTATGCTGCAAAATGGTGCTAGAAAGGTATATGCTATTGATGTTGGATATGGGCAATTAGCTTGGAAATTAAGAAATGATGAGAGAGTTATAGTTATGGAAAGGACAAATATTAGGTATGTTAAACCAGAGGATATAGGTGAATTAGTAGATTTTGTAACAATAGATGTCTCTTTTATTTCGCTTAAGTTAGTTTTGCCAGTTGTTTGCAAATTAGTAAAAGAAGATGTAGACATTATTACATTAATTAAGCCACAGTTTGAAGCAGGTAGAGAAAAGGTAGGAAAGAAAGGTGTAGTAAGAGATAAGAAAACGCATATTGAAGTTATAAGCAATATATTTGAATTTTGTAAAGAAATAGGTCTTAGCATGATCGGCCTTACTTATTCGCCTGTTAAGGGTGCAGAAGGAAATATTGAGTATTTGGCTCATATTGTAAAGGCAAAAAGAGAAATAACATTAGATAAAGATTTGTTTATAAAGAGGGTTGTAGATATGTCACACGCAAACCTTTAG
- a CDS encoding arginine repressor, with the protein MKKYARQTKILEIIEENEIETQEELADLLKKQGIEVTQATISRDIRELGIVKVMTNNGKYKYATLKQKQDCVTERLITIFKNSITAMEIAGNLLVLKTLPGAAQIAGSAIDSMNINNIVGTIAGDDTIFVAVNEAEKTIEVLEFFQNLIE; encoded by the coding sequence TTGAAGAAATACGCAAGACAAACTAAAATACTTGAAATTATAGAAGAAAATGAAATTGAAACTCAAGAAGAATTAGCAGATCTATTAAAAAAACAAGGGATCGAGGTTACACAAGCTACTATTTCTAGAGATATAAGAGAATTAGGAATAGTCAAGGTAATGACAAATAATGGGAAATACAAGTATGCTACTTTGAAACAAAAGCAAGATTGTGTAACGGAGAGGTTAATAACTATTTTTAAAAATTCTATCACAGCTATGGAAATCGCTGGGAATTTATTGGTGTTAAAAACATTACCTGGAGCTGCTCAGATTGCAGGTTCTGCAATTGACTCAATGAATATAAATAATATTGTGGGAACAATAGCAGGAGATGATACAATCTTCGTTGCAGTAAATGAGGCTGAAAAAACAATTGAGGTATTAGAATTCTTTCAAAACCTTATAGAGTAA